The following are encoded in a window of Penaeus vannamei isolate JL-2024 chromosome 17, ASM4276789v1, whole genome shotgun sequence genomic DNA:
- the LOC113816514 gene encoding myosin heavy chain, muscle isoform X2 has product MRCLLISSPSPTAPTWTCCNLSRTSRCLSLANLAPVRPRTRRRCCPTSPTSAPPPRRRKMRKKQNLEDQIVQTNPPLEAYGNAKTTRNDNSSRFGKFIRIHFAPNGKLSGADIEVYLLEKARVVSQAPAERGYHIFYQMMSDQVDYLKKLCHLSDDIYDYRYECQGKVTVPSIDDKEDMEFTHNAFTILNFTNEERDSCYKVTAAVMHHGNMKFKQRGREEQAEPDGTDAGDIVATIMGVESEELYRNFCKPKIKVGAEFVTQGRNVDQVYYSISAMAKGLFDRLFKWIVKKCNQTLETGMKRAMFIGVLDIAGFEIFDFNGFEQICINFCNEKLQQFFNHHMFVLEQEEYKAEGIDWVFVDFGMDLQACIELFEKKLGLLAILEEESMFPKATDKSFEEKLKANHLGKSPCFIKPKPPKAGQAEGHFAIVHYAGTVTYNLSGWLEKNKDPLNDTVVDQLKKSKMDLVVELFADHPGQSAPAEAKGGKKKKTGGFKTVSSGYREQLNSLMTTLHSTHPHFVRCIVPNETKSPGVVEAGLIMHQLTCNGVLEGIRICQKGFPNRMQYPDFKHRYKILAADVMATEKDDKKAAEMTFQKSGLNKELYRCGKTKVFFRAGVLGTMEELRDERLAKIITWMQSWIRGLIGRKEYGRLQEQRVSLVVLQRNIRKYMDMSNWSWFIFWQKVKPLINQPRIEDEINKLKDRAEKAVADLDRECTRRKELEESNVSLAEELNTLKETLESTKGNVSKFIEEQAKISAAKADLEAQLSDASARLQKEEENRTEMFQLKRKAEQDVNAMRKDLEDFELNVQKTNQDKATKDHQIRNINDEISHQDEIINKVNKEKKLLQEMNQKTAEDLQAVEEKASHLNKIKAKLEQTLDELEGSVGREKKLRAEIERSKRKVEGDLKMTQETVADIERQHKDLEQTIQRKDKEIGNLANKLEEEQVVVSKVQKTIKEMQARIEELETEAEHERQARAKAEKGKGNMSRELNDLNERLDEAGGATGAQVELNKKREAELGKLRRDLEEANIQHESALANLRKKHNDAVAEMTEQIDHLNKTKAKTEKEKEMMKYQADEAKSAMDSLARDKALAEKANKTIQQQINEVNVKLDEANRTLNDFDAQKKKLSVENGDLLRQLEEADNQINQLNNLKLSLTTQLEDTKKMVDDESRERGVLLGKFRNLEHDLDGLREQLDEECEAKADANRQLSKAYAEAQMWRSKYESEGVARAEEIEAARLKLAARLEEAELQIEQLNVKNMQLEKAKGRIISEIDEMQMQVERAQGLANAAERRQKDFDRVVNEWKIKVDQLATELDASQKECRQYSTEHFRIKAVYEENLEHLDSVRRENKGLAEEIKDLMEQISEGGRSLHEIEKNAKRFEIEKEELQAALEEAEAALEQEENKVLRGQLELSQVRQEIDKRIQEKEEEFDATRKCHQRAIESMQASLEAEAKSKAEALRMKKKLESDIGELEIALDHANKANADIQKQVKKAQAEMKDMQARVEEEQRLASEYREQCSASERKANAVNGELEESRTLLEQSDRGRRQAESELADANESLSHLTAQHGSLSMAKRKLEGEIQTLHAELDDMLNEAKNSEDKAKKAMVDAARLADELRAEQEHAQTQEKMRKGLDLSVKDLQARLDEFESSAHKTGKKALAKLEARIRELENQLDDESRRHADAQKNLRKCERRIKELSFQSEEDKKNHERMQDLVDKLQQKIKTYKRQIEEAEEIAALNLAKYRKAQQELETVQRS; this is encoded by the exons ATGAGGTGCCTCCTCATCTCTTCGCCATCTCCGACGGCGCCTACATGGACATGTTGCAAT CTCAGCAGAACCAGTCGATGCTTATCAC TGGCGAATCTGGCGCCGGTAAGACCGAGAACACGAAGAAGGTGCTGTCCTACTTCGCCAACGTCGGCGCCACcaccaagaagaaggaagatgagaaaaaa ACAGAACCTGGAGGACCAGATCGTGCAGACCAACCCTCCCCTGGAGGCTTACGGCAACGCCAAGACTACTCGTAATGACAATTCTTCTCGTTTC GGCAAATTCATCCGCATCCACTTCGCCCCCAACGGCAAGCTCTCCGGGGCTGACATCGAGGTGTACCTGCTGGAGAAGGCTCGCGTGGTGTCCCAGGCCCCTGCCGAGCGTGGCTACCATATCTTCTACCAGATGATGTCAGATCAAGTAGATTACTTAAAAA AACTGTGTCATCTTTCCGACGATATTTACGACTACCGCTACGAGTGCCAGGGCAAGGTCACTGTGCCTTCCATTGACGACAAGGAAGACATGGAattcacacat AATGCTTTCACCATTTTGAACTTCACTAACGAAGAACGTGACAGCTGCTACAAAGTCACTGCCGCTGTCATGCACCATGGTAACATGAAGTTCAAGCAGAGGGGTCGCGAGGAGCAGGCTGAGCCCGACGGCACAGAT GCCGGTgatattgttgctactattatggGAGTTGAAAGTGAGGAATTGTACAGGAATTTCTGTAAGCCCAAGATCAAGGTCGGTGCCGAGTTCGTCACCCAGGGTAGGAATGTCGACCAGGTGTACTATTCCATTAGCGCCATGGCTAAGGGCTTGTTCGACCGTCTCTTCAAGTGGATCGTGAAGAAGTGTAACCAGACCCTGGAGACCGGCATGAAGCGTGCCATGTTCATTGGTGTGCTCGATATTGCCGGCTTCGAGATCTTCGAC TTCAACGGCTTCGAGCAGATCTGTATTAACTTCTGTAACGAGAAGTTGCAGCAGTTCTTCAACCACCACATGTTCGTGCTTGAGCAAGAGGAGTACAAGGCCGAGGGCATTGACTGGGTCTTTGTCGACTTCGGTATGGATCTGCAGGCTTGCATTGAGCTCTTCGAAAAG AAACTCGGCCTCCTCGCCATTCTAGAAGAAGAGTCCATGTTCCCCAAAGCCACCGACAAGTCGTTTGAGGAGAAGCTGAAGGCCAACCATCTGGGCAAGTCTCCCTGCTTCATCAAGCCTAAGCCTCCAAAGGCTGGACAGGCTGAAGGTCACTTCGCCATCGTCCACTACGCCGGCACTGTGACTTACAACCTGAGTGGCTGGCTGGAGAAGAACAAGGATCCCCTCAACGACACCGTCGTGGACCAGCTCAAGAAGTCCAAAATGGATCTCGTTGTGGAGCTCTTCGCCGATCATCCCGGCCAGTCTGCTCCCGCTGAGGCCAAGGGAG gcaaaaagaagaagactgGAGGTTTCAAGACTGTATCTTCTGGCTACAGG GAGCAGTTGAACAGCCTCATGACGACCCTGCACTCCACTCATCCCCACTTCGTCCGTTGCATTGTGCCCAACGAGACCAAGTCACCAG GTGTCGTGGAGGCTGGCCTTATCATGCATCAGCTGACCTGCAATGGTGTACTTGAGGGCATTCGTATTTGCCAGAAGGGCTTCCCCAACAGGATGCAATACCCTGACTTCAAACACCG TTACAAGATTTTGGCCGCTGACGTCATGGCCACAGAAAAGGATGACAAGAAGGCAGCAGAAATGACATTCCAGAAATCTGGACTTAATAAGGAGTTGTATAGGTGCGGTAAGACAAAG GTATTCTTCCGTGCTGGCGTCCTGGGTACCATGGAAGAGCTTCGTGATGAACGTTTGGCCAAGATCATCACTTGGATGCAGTCATGGATCCGTGGACTGATTGGACGCAAAGAATATGGCCGTCTTCAAGAACAACGTGTATCCCTTGTAGTTCTGCAGCGGAACATTCGCAAGTATATGGACATGAGCAACTGGTCCTGGTTCATCTTCTGGCAGAAGGTGAAGCCCCTCATCAACCAACCAAGGATTGAAGACGAGATCAACAAGCTCAAGGACAGGGCTGAGAAGGCTGTTGCAGACTTGGATCGCGAGTGTACTCGCCGCAAGGAGCTGGAAGAATCCAACGTGAGCCTTGCCGAAGAGCTGAATACCCTGAAGGAAACGCTTGAATCCACAAAGGGCAATGTTTCCAAATTCATTGAAGAACAGGCCAAGATTAGTGCAGCCAAAGCTGACTTGGAGGCTCAGCTCTCT GATGCTTCTGCTAGACttcagaaagaagaggaaaatcgcACTGAAATGTTCCAGTTGAAGAGGAAAGCGGAGCAAGATGTCAATGCCATGAGGAAAGACCTGGAAGATTTTGAACTTAATGTTCAGAAGACTAACCAGGATAAGGCTACCAAGGATCACCAGATCAGGAATATCAATGATGAAATATCTCACCAGGATGAAATCATCAACAAggttaacaaggaaaagaaacttTTGCAGGAGATGAATCAAAAGACTGCTGAGGATCTTCAGGCCGTCGAGGAAAAGGCCAGCCACCTCAACAAGATAAAGGCCAAGTTGGAACAAACCCTCGACGAACTCGAGGGTTCCGTTGGACGCGAGAAGAAGCTTCGTGCTGAAATTGAGAGGTccaagaggaaggtagagggagatctGAAAATGACCCAAGAAACTGTTGCTGACATCGAGCGCCAGCATAAGGACCTGGAGCAAACCATCCAGCGTAAGGATAAGGAAATCGGCAATCTTGCCAATAAACTGGAGGAGGAACAAGTGGTAGTTTCGAAGGTACAGAAGACAATCAAAGAAATGCAAGCCCGCATTGAGGAACTCGAGACTGAAGCTGAGCATGAGCGGCAGGCTCGTGCCAAGGCCGAGAAGGGCAAGGGAAATATGAGCCGTGAACTCAATGACCTCAATGAGCGTCTGGATGAGGCAGGCGGTGCAACAGGTGCTCAGGTTGAGCTCAACAAGAAGCGGGAGGCGGAGCTGGGTAAGCTTCGACGTGACCTCGAGGAAGCCAACATCCAACACGAATCAGCTCTTGCTAACCTTCGCAAGAAGCACAATGATGCTGTTGCCGAGATGACTGAACAGATCGACCATCTCAACAAGACGAAGGCCAA gactgaaaaggaaaaagagatgatgAAATATCAGGCCGATGAAGCTAAATCAGCCATGGATAGTCTCGCTCGTGACAAG GCACTTGCCGAGAAAGCGAACAAGACCATTCAGCAGCAAATCAATGAAGTTAATGTGAAGCTGGATGAAGCTAACCGCACTCTGAACGACTTCGATGCCCAGAAGAAGAAGCTCTCTGTTGAGAACGGAGACCTTCTGCGACAGCTGGAGGAGGCTGATAATCAGATTAATCAGCTGAACAATTTGAAGTTGTCTCTTACCACTCAGCTGGAAGATACTAAGAAAATGGTTGATGATGAATCTAGG GAGCGCGGTGTTCTTCTTGGCAAGTTCCGCAACCTGGAGCATGATCTGGATGGTCTTCGTGAGCAGCTTGATGAAGAGTGTGAAGCCAAGGCTGATGCCAACCGCCAACTGTCCAAGGCTTATGCAGAGGCTCAGATGTGGCGCTCTAAGTATGAATCAGAGGGCGTTGCCCGTGCTGAAGAGATTGAGGCTGCCCGCCTGAAACTTGCCGCTCGCCTCGAGGAAGCTGAGCTGCAGATTGAACAACTCAATGTCAAGAACATGCAACTGGAGAAGGCCAAGGGACGCATCATTTCCGAAATCGACGAGATGCAGATGCAGGTAGAGCGTGCCCAAGGTCTAGCTAATGCTGctgagaggaggcagaaggactTCGACAGAGTTGTTAATGAGTGGAAGATCAAGGTTGACCAACTGGCCACTGAACTTGATGCTTCCCAGAAGGAATGTCGCCAGTACTCCACTGAGCACTTCCGCATCAAAGCCGTGTATGAGGAAAACCTGGAACACCTGGACTCTGTTCGTCGTGAGAACAAGGGTCTCGCTGAGGAGATCAAGGACCTGATGGAGCAGATCAGTGAGGGTGGCCGCTCTCTTCATGAGATTGAAAAGAACGCCAAGCGTTTCGAGATCGAGAAGGAGGAGCTCCAGGCTGCTCTTGAGGAAGCCGAAGCTGCCCttgaacaggaagagaacaaggTTCTTCGTGGTCAGCTGGAGCTGAGCCAAGTCAGGCAAGAGATTGATAAGCGcattcaggagaaggaggaagagtttgATGCTACTCG TAAGTGCCACCAACGTGCAATCGAATCCATGCAAGCCTCACTTGAAGCAGAAGCTAAGAGCAAGGCTGAGGCTCTTCGTATGAAGAAGAAGCTTGAGTCTGACATTGGTGAGCTGGAGATTGCTCTCGATCACGCTAACAAGGCAAATGCCGACATTCAGAAGCAGGTGAAGAAGGCTCAGGCTGAGATGAAAGACATGCAAGCTCGTGTGGAGGAGGAGCAGCGTCTTGCTTCTGAGTATCGCGAGCAGTGCAGCGCCTCCGAGCGTAAGGCCAATGCTGTCAATGGTGAACTGGAGGAATCCCGCACTCTTCTGGAGCAGTCTGATCGCGGACGCCGTCAGGCTGAATCCGAACTTGCTGATGCCAATGAGTCCCTGAGCCATCTTACTGCTCAGCATGGATCCCTCTCCATGGCAAAGAGGAAACTTGAGGGCGAGATCCAGACTCTCCAT GCTGAACTTGATGACATGCTGAACGAGGCCAAGAACTCTGAGGACAAGGCCAAGAAGGCCATGGTTGATGCTGCTCGTCTGGCTGACGAACTCCGTGCTGAGCAAGAACATGCCCAAACCCAGGAGAAGATGCGCAAGGGCCTCGATTTGTCTGTCAAGGATCTCCAGGCCCGCCTGGATGAATTCGAATCTTCAGCTCACAAGACCGGCAAGAAGGCCCTCGCTAAGCTGGAAGCTCGCATCCGTGAACTGGAGAATCAGCTGGACGACGAGAGTCGCCGTCACGCCGACGCTCAGAAGAACCTGAGGAAGTGCGAGAGGCGCATCAAGGAGCTCAGCTTCCAGTctgaagaggacaagaagaaccACGAGAGGATGCAGGACCTGGTGGACAAGCTCCAGCAGAAGATCAAGACCTACAAGCGCCAGATCGAGGAGGCCGAGGAGATCGCCGCCCTCAACCTGGCCAAGTACCGTAAAGCACAGCAGGAGCTTGAGACAGTGCAGAGGAGCTAA
- the LOC113816514 gene encoding myosin heavy chain, muscle isoform X1: protein MPGHVVKSTGPDPDPTEFLFISAEQRMLDQTKPYDPKKSCWVPDDKEGFAEGLIQEAKGDKLVSVQLKSGEVKDFKKDLVVQVNPPKYEKCEDVSNLTFLNDASVLYNLKSRYQAKLIYTYSGLFCIVINPYKRYPIYTNRTVKIYQGKRRNEVPPHLFAISDGAYMDMLQSQQNQSMLITGESGAGKTENTKKVLSYFANVGATTKKKEDEKKQNLEDQIVQTNPPLEAYGNAKTTRNDNSSRFGKFIRIHFAPNGKLSGADIEVYLLEKARVVSQAPAERGYHIFYQMMSDQVDYLKKLCHLSDDIYDYRYECQGKVTVPSIDDKEDMEFTHNAFTILNFTNEERDSCYKVTAAVMHHGNMKFKQRGREEQAEPDGTDAGDIVATIMGVESEELYRNFCKPKIKVGAEFVTQGRNVDQVYYSISAMAKGLFDRLFKWIVKKCNQTLETGMKRAMFIGVLDIAGFEIFDFNGFEQICINFCNEKLQQFFNHHMFVLEQEEYKAEGIDWVFVDFGMDLQACIELFEKKLGLLAILEEESMFPKATDKSFEEKLKANHLGKSPCFIKPKPPKAGQAEGHFAIVHYAGTVTYNLSGWLEKNKDPLNDTVVDQLKKSKMDLVVELFADHPGQSAPAEAKGGKKKKTGGFKTVSSGYREQLNSLMTTLHSTHPHFVRCIVPNETKSPGVVEAGLIMHQLTCNGVLEGIRICQKGFPNRMQYPDFKHRYKILAADVMATEKDDKKAAEMTFQKSGLNKELYRCGKTKVFFRAGVLGTMEELRDERLAKIITWMQSWIRGLIGRKEYGRLQEQRVSLVVLQRNIRKYMDMSNWSWFIFWQKVKPLINQPRIEDEINKLKDRAEKAVADLDRECTRRKELEESNVSLAEELNTLKETLESTKGNVSKFIEEQAKISAAKADLEAQLSDASARLQKEEENRTEMFQLKRKAEQDVNAMRKDLEDFELNVQKTNQDKATKDHQIRNINDEISHQDEIINKVNKEKKLLQEMNQKTAEDLQAVEEKASHLNKIKAKLEQTLDELEGSVGREKKLRAEIERSKRKVEGDLKMTQETVADIERQHKDLEQTIQRKDKEIGNLANKLEEEQVVVSKVQKTIKEMQARIEELETEAEHERQARAKAEKGKGNMSRELNDLNERLDEAGGATGAQVELNKKREAELGKLRRDLEEANIQHESALANLRKKHNDAVAEMTEQIDHLNKTKAKTEKEKEMMKYQADEAKSAMDSLARDKALAEKANKTIQQQINEVNVKLDEANRTLNDFDAQKKKLSVENGDLLRQLEEADNQINQLNNLKLSLTTQLEDTKKMVDDESRERGVLLGKFRNLEHDLDGLREQLDEECEAKADANRQLSKAYAEAQMWRSKYESEGVARAEEIEAARLKLAARLEEAELQIEQLNVKNMQLEKAKGRIISEIDEMQMQVERAQGLANAAERRQKDFDRVVNEWKIKVDQLATELDASQKECRQYSTEHFRIKAVYEENLEHLDSVRRENKGLAEEIKDLMEQISEGGRSLHEIEKNAKRFEIEKEELQAALEEAEAALEQEENKVLRGQLELSQVRQEIDKRIQEKEEEFDATRKCHQRAIESMQASLEAEAKSKAEALRMKKKLESDIGELEIALDHANKANADIQKQVKKAQAEMKDMQARVEEEQRLASEYREQCSASERKANAVNGELEESRTLLEQSDRGRRQAESELADANESLSHLTAQHGSLSMAKRKLEGEIQTLHAELDDMLNEAKNSEDKAKKAMVDAARLADELRAEQEHAQTQEKMRKGLDLSVKDLQARLDEFESSAHKTGKKALAKLEARIRELENQLDDESRRHADAQKNLRKCERRIKELSFQSEEDKKNHERMQDLVDKLQQKIKTYKRQIEEAEEIAALNLAKYRKAQQELETVQRS from the exons ATGCCCGGCCACGTCGTGAAGAGCACGGGTCCCGACCCCGACCCCACCGAGTTCCTGTTCATCTCGGCTGAACAGCGAATGCTCGACCAGACCAAGCCTTACGATCCCAAGAAGTCTTGCTGGGTCCCTGACGATAAGGAGGGCTTCGCTGAAGGCTTGATCCAGGAAGCCAAGGGTGACAAACTAGTCAGCGTCCAGCTGAAGAGCGGCGAGGTCAAGGACTTTAAGAAGGATCTTGTGGTTCAGGTCAACCCTCCCAAGTACGAAAAGTGCGAAGATGTGTCCAACTTGACCTTCCTCAACGATGCTTCTGTCCTGTACAACTTGAAGAGCCGTTACCAGGCCAAGCTGATCTACACCTACTCCGGCCTCTTCTGTATTGTCATTAACCCCTACAAGCGTTACCCCATCTACACCAACCGCACCGTCAAGATCTACCAGGGCAAGAGGCGCAATGAGGTGCCTCCTCATCTCTTCGCCATCTCCGACGGCGCCTACATGGACATGTTGCAAT CTCAGCAGAACCAGTCGATGCTTATCAC TGGCGAATCTGGCGCCGGTAAGACCGAGAACACGAAGAAGGTGCTGTCCTACTTCGCCAACGTCGGCGCCACcaccaagaagaaggaagatgagaaaaaacag AACCTGGAGGACCAGATCGTGCAGACCAACCCTCCCCTGGAGGCTTACGGCAACGCCAAGACTACTCGTAATGACAATTCTTCTCGTTTC GGCAAATTCATCCGCATCCACTTCGCCCCCAACGGCAAGCTCTCCGGGGCTGACATCGAGGTGTACCTGCTGGAGAAGGCTCGCGTGGTGTCCCAGGCCCCTGCCGAGCGTGGCTACCATATCTTCTACCAGATGATGTCAGATCAAGTAGATTACTTAAAAA AACTGTGTCATCTTTCCGACGATATTTACGACTACCGCTACGAGTGCCAGGGCAAGGTCACTGTGCCTTCCATTGACGACAAGGAAGACATGGAattcacacat AATGCTTTCACCATTTTGAACTTCACTAACGAAGAACGTGACAGCTGCTACAAAGTCACTGCCGCTGTCATGCACCATGGTAACATGAAGTTCAAGCAGAGGGGTCGCGAGGAGCAGGCTGAGCCCGACGGCACAGAT GCCGGTgatattgttgctactattatggGAGTTGAAAGTGAGGAATTGTACAGGAATTTCTGTAAGCCCAAGATCAAGGTCGGTGCCGAGTTCGTCACCCAGGGTAGGAATGTCGACCAGGTGTACTATTCCATTAGCGCCATGGCTAAGGGCTTGTTCGACCGTCTCTTCAAGTGGATCGTGAAGAAGTGTAACCAGACCCTGGAGACCGGCATGAAGCGTGCCATGTTCATTGGTGTGCTCGATATTGCCGGCTTCGAGATCTTCGAC TTCAACGGCTTCGAGCAGATCTGTATTAACTTCTGTAACGAGAAGTTGCAGCAGTTCTTCAACCACCACATGTTCGTGCTTGAGCAAGAGGAGTACAAGGCCGAGGGCATTGACTGGGTCTTTGTCGACTTCGGTATGGATCTGCAGGCTTGCATTGAGCTCTTCGAAAAG AAACTCGGCCTCCTCGCCATTCTAGAAGAAGAGTCCATGTTCCCCAAAGCCACCGACAAGTCGTTTGAGGAGAAGCTGAAGGCCAACCATCTGGGCAAGTCTCCCTGCTTCATCAAGCCTAAGCCTCCAAAGGCTGGACAGGCTGAAGGTCACTTCGCCATCGTCCACTACGCCGGCACTGTGACTTACAACCTGAGTGGCTGGCTGGAGAAGAACAAGGATCCCCTCAACGACACCGTCGTGGACCAGCTCAAGAAGTCCAAAATGGATCTCGTTGTGGAGCTCTTCGCCGATCATCCCGGCCAGTCTGCTCCCGCTGAGGCCAAGGGAG gcaaaaagaagaagactgGAGGTTTCAAGACTGTATCTTCTGGCTACAGG GAGCAGTTGAACAGCCTCATGACGACCCTGCACTCCACTCATCCCCACTTCGTCCGTTGCATTGTGCCCAACGAGACCAAGTCACCAG GTGTCGTGGAGGCTGGCCTTATCATGCATCAGCTGACCTGCAATGGTGTACTTGAGGGCATTCGTATTTGCCAGAAGGGCTTCCCCAACAGGATGCAATACCCTGACTTCAAACACCG TTACAAGATTTTGGCCGCTGACGTCATGGCCACAGAAAAGGATGACAAGAAGGCAGCAGAAATGACATTCCAGAAATCTGGACTTAATAAGGAGTTGTATAGGTGCGGTAAGACAAAG GTATTCTTCCGTGCTGGCGTCCTGGGTACCATGGAAGAGCTTCGTGATGAACGTTTGGCCAAGATCATCACTTGGATGCAGTCATGGATCCGTGGACTGATTGGACGCAAAGAATATGGCCGTCTTCAAGAACAACGTGTATCCCTTGTAGTTCTGCAGCGGAACATTCGCAAGTATATGGACATGAGCAACTGGTCCTGGTTCATCTTCTGGCAGAAGGTGAAGCCCCTCATCAACCAACCAAGGATTGAAGACGAGATCAACAAGCTCAAGGACAGGGCTGAGAAGGCTGTTGCAGACTTGGATCGCGAGTGTACTCGCCGCAAGGAGCTGGAAGAATCCAACGTGAGCCTTGCCGAAGAGCTGAATACCCTGAAGGAAACGCTTGAATCCACAAAGGGCAATGTTTCCAAATTCATTGAAGAACAGGCCAAGATTAGTGCAGCCAAAGCTGACTTGGAGGCTCAGCTCTCT GATGCTTCTGCTAGACttcagaaagaagaggaaaatcgcACTGAAATGTTCCAGTTGAAGAGGAAAGCGGAGCAAGATGTCAATGCCATGAGGAAAGACCTGGAAGATTTTGAACTTAATGTTCAGAAGACTAACCAGGATAAGGCTACCAAGGATCACCAGATCAGGAATATCAATGATGAAATATCTCACCAGGATGAAATCATCAACAAggttaacaaggaaaagaaacttTTGCAGGAGATGAATCAAAAGACTGCTGAGGATCTTCAGGCCGTCGAGGAAAAGGCCAGCCACCTCAACAAGATAAAGGCCAAGTTGGAACAAACCCTCGACGAACTCGAGGGTTCCGTTGGACGCGAGAAGAAGCTTCGTGCTGAAATTGAGAGGTccaagaggaaggtagagggagatctGAAAATGACCCAAGAAACTGTTGCTGACATCGAGCGCCAGCATAAGGACCTGGAGCAAACCATCCAGCGTAAGGATAAGGAAATCGGCAATCTTGCCAATAAACTGGAGGAGGAACAAGTGGTAGTTTCGAAGGTACAGAAGACAATCAAAGAAATGCAAGCCCGCATTGAGGAACTCGAGACTGAAGCTGAGCATGAGCGGCAGGCTCGTGCCAAGGCCGAGAAGGGCAAGGGAAATATGAGCCGTGAACTCAATGACCTCAATGAGCGTCTGGATGAGGCAGGCGGTGCAACAGGTGCTCAGGTTGAGCTCAACAAGAAGCGGGAGGCGGAGCTGGGTAAGCTTCGACGTGACCTCGAGGAAGCCAACATCCAACACGAATCAGCTCTTGCTAACCTTCGCAAGAAGCACAATGATGCTGTTGCCGAGATGACTGAACAGATCGACCATCTCAACAAGACGAAGGCCAA gactgaaaaggaaaaagagatgatgAAATATCAGGCCGATGAAGCTAAATCAGCCATGGATAGTCTCGCTCGTGACAAG GCACTTGCCGAGAAAGCGAACAAGACCATTCAGCAGCAAATCAATGAAGTTAATGTGAAGCTGGATGAAGCTAACCGCACTCTGAACGACTTCGATGCCCAGAAGAAGAAGCTCTCTGTTGAGAACGGAGACCTTCTGCGACAGCTGGAGGAGGCTGATAATCAGATTAATCAGCTGAACAATTTGAAGTTGTCTCTTACCACTCAGCTGGAAGATACTAAGAAAATGGTTGATGATGAATCTAGG GAGCGCGGTGTTCTTCTTGGCAAGTTCCGCAACCTGGAGCATGATCTGGATGGTCTTCGTGAGCAGCTTGATGAAGAGTGTGAAGCCAAGGCTGATGCCAACCGCCAACTGTCCAAGGCTTATGCAGAGGCTCAGATGTGGCGCTCTAAGTATGAATCAGAGGGCGTTGCCCGTGCTGAAGAGATTGAGGCTGCCCGCCTGAAACTTGCCGCTCGCCTCGAGGAAGCTGAGCTGCAGATTGAACAACTCAATGTCAAGAACATGCAACTGGAGAAGGCCAAGGGACGCATCATTTCCGAAATCGACGAGATGCAGATGCAGGTAGAGCGTGCCCAAGGTCTAGCTAATGCTGctgagaggaggcagaaggactTCGACAGAGTTGTTAATGAGTGGAAGATCAAGGTTGACCAACTGGCCACTGAACTTGATGCTTCCCAGAAGGAATGTCGCCAGTACTCCACTGAGCACTTCCGCATCAAAGCCGTGTATGAGGAAAACCTGGAACACCTGGACTCTGTTCGTCGTGAGAACAAGGGTCTCGCTGAGGAGATCAAGGACCTGATGGAGCAGATCAGTGAGGGTGGCCGCTCTCTTCATGAGATTGAAAAGAACGCCAAGCGTTTCGAGATCGAGAAGGAGGAGCTCCAGGCTGCTCTTGAGGAAGCCGAAGCTGCCCttgaacaggaagagaacaaggTTCTTCGTGGTCAGCTGGAGCTGAGCCAAGTCAGGCAAGAGATTGATAAGCGcattcaggagaaggaggaagagtttgATGCTACTCG TAAGTGCCACCAACGTGCAATCGAATCCATGCAAGCCTCACTTGAAGCAGAAGCTAAGAGCAAGGCTGAGGCTCTTCGTATGAAGAAGAAGCTTGAGTCTGACATTGGTGAGCTGGAGATTGCTCTCGATCACGCTAACAAGGCAAATGCCGACATTCAGAAGCAGGTGAAGAAGGCTCAGGCTGAGATGAAAGACATGCAAGCTCGTGTGGAGGAGGAGCAGCGTCTTGCTTCTGAGTATCGCGAGCAGTGCAGCGCCTCCGAGCGTAAGGCCAATGCTGTCAATGGTGAACTGGAGGAATCCCGCACTCTTCTGGAGCAGTCTGATCGCGGACGCCGTCAGGCTGAATCCGAACTTGCTGATGCCAATGAGTCCCTGAGCCATCTTACTGCTCAGCATGGATCCCTCTCCATGGCAAAGAGGAAACTTGAGGGCGAGATCCAGACTCTCCAT GCTGAACTTGATGACATGCTGAACGAGGCCAAGAACTCTGAGGACAAGGCCAAGAAGGCCATGGTTGATGCTGCTCGTCTGGCTGACGAACTCCGTGCTGAGCAAGAACATGCCCAAACCCAGGAGAAGATGCGCAAGGGCCTCGATTTGTCTGTCAAGGATCTCCAGGCCCGCCTGGATGAATTCGAATCTTCAGCTCACAAGACCGGCAAGAAGGCCCTCGCTAAGCTGGAAGCTCGCATCCGTGAACTGGAGAATCAGCTGGACGACGAGAGTCGCCGTCACGCCGACGCTCAGAAGAACCTGAGGAAGTGCGAGAGGCGCATCAAGGAGCTCAGCTTCCAGTctgaagaggacaagaagaaccACGAGAGGATGCAGGACCTGGTGGACAAGCTCCAGCAGAAGATCAAGACCTACAAGCGCCAGATCGAGGAGGCCGAGGAGATCGCCGCCCTCAACCTGGCCAAGTACCGTAAAGCACAGCAGGAGCTTGAGACAGTGCAGAGGAGCTAA